One genomic region from Nocardioides plantarum encodes:
- a CDS encoding RCC1 domain-containing protein, which produces MRLTHALSTLALAPLAIGLLAVTGAPTASAETAQPAPDAIRVSKAGDVQGAHLPSGPLAQVATGYWSTYALTLDGRVLAEGTPYGGALDVPSSLADEDVVQIDAGYRHGLALDADGDVTTWGWMDDAKSVPATVPESVQDADVTQVAAGLNHDLALTSTGEVLAWGDSSEIGLTTVPPEVADLDVASVHAGYLNSGVLTTDGKVVAWGYAGPAPASLDDETVVALSLGEFTDVALTAEGDLVIWGTDYYDLKDVPQAVQDGDVVAVDITSGAIAAATSDGVLHTWGNHPDLGTSTVTTIPPTTGAPIADVQLESYRATIVYATLADTAPPTISGDAVVDGALSATSGSWLTTPDTYRYQWTRDGEPVGTDAATYVPTAADAGHDVAVTVTATADGVSGTSTSAPVTIAHGQFTTAPRVSLVGVARVGHTLRMTVTAASPTPDKYLRVWYRDSERLEAAGGGSTYRLTKADLGHTISAGVVAVRDGYQPRDVYTRDVRVAVGAATFRVGTLAKVKRGGSLRVNAAGLAARETYTITLDGKTLLRSRANSAGRVSKVVRVPWAARTGKRTLVVVGSYADRTGRRTATVTR; this is translated from the coding sequence ATGCGCCTCACGCACGCCCTGTCCACCCTCGCCCTCGCGCCCCTCGCGATCGGCCTGCTGGCCGTCACCGGCGCACCGACGGCCTCCGCCGAGACCGCCCAGCCGGCGCCCGACGCCATCCGCGTCAGCAAGGCCGGCGACGTCCAGGGCGCGCACCTGCCGTCGGGGCCGCTCGCCCAGGTGGCGACGGGCTACTGGAGCACCTACGCCCTCACGCTCGACGGCCGGGTGCTCGCCGAGGGGACGCCGTACGGCGGCGCGCTCGACGTGCCGTCGTCCCTGGCCGACGAGGACGTCGTGCAGATCGACGCCGGCTACCGGCACGGCCTGGCCCTCGACGCCGACGGCGACGTGACCACCTGGGGTTGGATGGACGACGCCAAGTCGGTCCCGGCCACCGTCCCCGAGTCCGTCCAGGACGCCGACGTGACGCAGGTGGCGGCCGGCCTGAACCACGACCTCGCGCTGACCAGCACCGGCGAGGTCCTCGCCTGGGGCGACAGCAGCGAGATCGGCCTGACGACCGTCCCGCCCGAGGTCGCCGACCTCGACGTGGCCTCCGTGCACGCCGGCTACCTCAACTCCGGCGTCCTGACCACCGACGGCAAGGTCGTCGCCTGGGGCTACGCCGGCCCGGCGCCGGCGTCGCTCGACGACGAGACGGTCGTGGCGCTGTCGCTCGGCGAGTTCACCGACGTCGCCCTGACCGCCGAGGGCGACCTGGTGATCTGGGGCACCGACTACTACGACCTGAAGGACGTGCCGCAGGCCGTCCAGGACGGCGACGTGGTCGCCGTCGACATCACCAGCGGCGCCATCGCGGCCGCGACCAGCGACGGCGTGCTGCACACCTGGGGCAACCACCCCGACCTCGGGACGAGCACCGTCACCACGATCCCGCCCACGACGGGCGCGCCGATCGCCGACGTCCAGCTCGAGAGCTACCGCGCGACCATCGTCTACGCCACCCTGGCCGACACCGCGCCGCCGACGATCAGCGGCGACGCGGTCGTCGACGGAGCCTTGTCCGCCACGAGCGGATCCTGGCTCACCACGCCCGACACCTACCGCTACCAGTGGACCCGGGACGGCGAGCCCGTCGGCACCGACGCCGCGACCTACGTGCCGACCGCCGCCGACGCAGGTCACGATGTCGCGGTCACCGTGACGGCCACCGCCGACGGGGTCAGCGGCACCTCCACCTCCGCGCCGGTGACGATCGCGCACGGGCAGTTCACCACGGCCCCCCGCGTGTCGCTGGTGGGCGTCGCCCGCGTCGGTCACACCCTGCGGATGACCGTCACCGCGGCGTCCCCCACGCCGGACAAGTACCTCCGTGTCTGGTACCGCGACAGCGAGCGGCTCGAGGCGGCCGGCGGTGGCTCGACCTACCGCCTCACCAAGGCCGACCTCGGGCACACGATCAGTGCCGGCGTCGTCGCCGTCCGTGACGGCTACCAGCCCCGCGACGTCTACACCCGCGACGTCCGCGTGGCCGTCGGCGCCGCCACCTTCCGCGTCGGCACCCTGGCCAAGGTCAAGCGCGGCGGCTCGCTGCGGGTCAACGCCGCCGGCCTGGCCGCCCGCGAGACCTACACGATCACCCTGGACGGCAAGACCCTGCTCCGCTCGCGCGCCAACAGCGCCGGCCGCGTCTCCAAGGTGGTCCGGGTGCCGTGGGCGGCCCGCACCGGCAAGCGCACCCTGGTCGTCGTCGGCTCGTACGCCGACCGCACCGGGCGTCGTACGGCCACCGTCACGCGCTGA
- a CDS encoding TOBE domain-containing protein, giving the protein MPEYLRIGEVATALGVSVDTLRRWEADGRVEFERQRNQRVLRADKLADLVRLEASAPRGSSARNRMAGVVVSVKKDGVMAQVELACGDFRIVSLMSREAAEDLGLEPGSPATAVVKATTVIVEA; this is encoded by the coding sequence ATGCCCGAGTACCTGCGGATCGGCGAGGTCGCCACGGCCCTCGGCGTCAGCGTCGACACGCTGCGCCGCTGGGAGGCCGACGGGCGGGTCGAGTTCGAGCGGCAGCGCAACCAGCGCGTGCTGCGGGCCGACAAGCTCGCCGACCTGGTCCGGCTGGAGGCATCGGCGCCGCGGGGGAGCAGCGCGCGCAACCGGATGGCCGGGGTCGTGGTGTCGGTGAAGAAGGACGGCGTGATGGCCCAGGTCGAGCTCGCGTGTGGTGACTTCCGCATCGTGTCGCTGATGAGCAGGGAGGCCGCCGAGGACCTCGGTCTCGAGCCCGGCTCCCCGGCGACGGCCGTGGTCAAGGCGACGACGGTGATCGTCGAGGCCTGA
- the hutH gene encoding histidine ammonia-lyase gives MSSPSSPTAVVVGVGPVAPADLVAVARGGAPVELAPEALAAISRARGVVEALAASPTPTYGVSTGFGALATRHIAPELRATLQRSLVRSHAAGSGPEVEREVVRALMLLRLSTLATGHTGVRPETAQLLADLLSHGITPVVHEYGSLGCSGDLAPLSHCALALIGEGPVRDASGALVDAATALAAAGLTPVELGVKEGLALINGTDGMLGMLVLALHDLGRLLRTADVAAAMSVEGLLGTDRVFAAALQALRPHPGQAASAANLVRILEGSGVVASHRGPDCNRVQDAYSLRCAPQVHGAARDTVDHAALVAGRELASAVDNPVVLGDTVESNGNFHGAPVGYVLDFLAIAAADVASMSERRTDRFLDKARNHGLPPFLAHDPGVDSGLMIAQYTQAAIVSELKRLAVPASVDSIPSSAMQEDHVSMGWSAARKLRTAFDGLTRVVAIEVLTAARGVELRAPLVPSAATAAVIALLHGAGAVGPGPDRHLAPEIETVVQLVADGSVVRAVEAVIGELQ, from the coding sequence ATGTCTTCTCCGTCATCCCCCACGGCGGTCGTCGTCGGCGTCGGACCGGTCGCCCCGGCCGACCTGGTCGCGGTCGCCCGCGGCGGCGCACCGGTCGAGCTCGCGCCCGAGGCCCTGGCCGCCATCTCCCGGGCCCGGGGAGTCGTCGAGGCCCTGGCCGCGAGCCCCACCCCGACGTACGGCGTCTCGACGGGGTTCGGTGCCCTCGCGACCCGACACATCGCGCCGGAGCTGCGGGCCACGCTGCAGCGCTCGCTGGTCCGCTCGCACGCGGCGGGCTCGGGTCCCGAGGTCGAGCGCGAGGTCGTCCGGGCGCTGATGCTGCTCCGCCTGTCCACGCTCGCGACCGGGCACACCGGCGTACGCCCCGAGACGGCGCAGCTGCTCGCCGACCTGCTCAGCCACGGCATCACGCCCGTCGTGCACGAGTACGGCTCGCTCGGCTGCTCCGGCGACCTCGCCCCGCTGTCCCACTGTGCGCTGGCGCTGATCGGCGAGGGTCCGGTCCGTGACGCGAGCGGTGCTCTCGTCGACGCCGCGACCGCGCTGGCCGCGGCCGGCCTCACCCCCGTCGAGCTCGGCGTCAAGGAGGGACTGGCGCTGATCAACGGCACCGACGGCATGCTCGGCATGCTGGTGCTCGCGCTGCACGACCTGGGCCGGCTGCTGCGCACCGCCGACGTGGCCGCGGCCATGTCCGTCGAGGGCCTGCTCGGCACCGACCGCGTCTTCGCCGCCGCTCTGCAGGCGCTGCGGCCCCACCCCGGTCAGGCCGCCTCGGCCGCCAACCTGGTGCGCATCCTCGAGGGGTCCGGCGTGGTCGCCTCCCACCGGGGGCCCGACTGCAACCGCGTGCAGGACGCCTACTCCCTGCGCTGCGCCCCTCAGGTGCACGGCGCGGCCCGCGACACCGTCGACCACGCGGCCCTCGTGGCCGGGCGCGAGCTCGCCTCGGCCGTCGACAACCCGGTGGTGCTCGGCGACACCGTCGAGTCCAACGGCAACTTCCACGGTGCGCCGGTCGGCTACGTGCTCGACTTCCTCGCGATCGCCGCCGCCGACGTCGCCTCGATGAGCGAGCGGCGCACCGACCGGTTCCTCGACAAGGCCCGCAACCACGGCCTGCCGCCGTTCCTGGCCCACGACCCCGGCGTCGACAGCGGCCTGATGATCGCCCAGTACACCCAGGCCGCGATCGTCTCCGAGCTCAAGCGCCTCGCCGTCCCGGCGTCGGTCGACTCGATCCCCTCCAGCGCCATGCAGGAGGACCACGTCTCGATGGGCTGGTCGGCCGCCCGCAAGCTGCGTACGGCGTTCGACGGCCTCACCCGGGTCGTCGCGATCGAGGTGCTGACCGCGGCCCGTGGGGTCGAGCTCCGGGCGCCGCTCGTGCCGTCGGCGGCCACCGCGGCCGTGATCGCCCTGCTCCACGGGGCCGGGGCCGTCGGGCCGGGACCCGACCGGCACCTGGCCCCCGAGATCGAGACCGTCGTCCAGCTGGTGGCCGACGGATCCGTCGTCCGTGCCGTCGAAGCAGTGATCGGAGAATTGCAGTGA
- a CDS encoding sulfate/molybdate ABC transporter ATP-binding protein, with the protein MTLSFAASVPERGVDVAFEVAAGETVALLGPNGAGKSTVLAVLAGLLRPDAGRVELDGRVLLSVGASYDGPRVDLPPHRRRVALLAQEPLLFPHLSALDNVAFGPRSAGAGRSASRARAREWLDDVGIGELADRRPGRLSGGQAQRAAVARALAAEPDLLLLDEPMAALDVAVTPALRQTLRRVLAERTCVVVTHDVLDALLLADRVLVLEGGRVVEQGPTRDVLARPRSAFAARLAGLNLVVGRWSAAGVVRDDGTVVAGRAGDVVPAVDAPVVAVFRPTAVAVYRSAPHGSPRNVVPVTVAAVEPVGDLVRIRSGDQASGLAGLSADVTPTAAAELELVPGDEVFFSVKATEVDVYPA; encoded by the coding sequence GTGACCCTGTCCTTCGCGGCGAGCGTGCCGGAGCGTGGCGTCGACGTCGCCTTCGAGGTCGCCGCGGGCGAGACGGTCGCCCTGCTCGGCCCCAACGGGGCCGGCAAGTCGACGGTGCTGGCGGTCCTCGCCGGTCTGTTGCGCCCCGACGCGGGCCGCGTCGAGCTCGACGGTCGGGTCCTGCTGTCGGTCGGTGCGTCGTACGACGGCCCGCGGGTCGACCTGCCGCCGCACCGGCGGCGGGTGGCCCTGCTGGCCCAGGAGCCGCTGCTGTTCCCGCACCTGTCGGCCCTCGACAACGTCGCGTTCGGCCCTCGCAGCGCCGGTGCCGGTCGGTCGGCCTCGCGGGCGCGGGCGCGGGAGTGGCTCGACGACGTCGGCATCGGCGAGCTGGCCGACCGCCGGCCGGGCCGGCTCTCCGGCGGCCAGGCGCAGCGCGCCGCCGTCGCCCGGGCCCTCGCGGCCGAGCCCGACCTGCTGCTGCTCGACGAGCCGATGGCCGCGCTCGACGTGGCCGTCACGCCCGCCCTGCGCCAGACCCTGCGTCGGGTGCTGGCCGAGCGCACCTGCGTCGTGGTCACCCACGACGTCCTCGACGCGCTCCTCCTCGCCGACCGGGTGCTGGTGCTCGAGGGCGGCCGTGTCGTCGAGCAGGGCCCCACCCGCGATGTCCTCGCCCGGCCGCGCAGCGCCTTCGCGGCCCGGCTCGCGGGCCTCAACCTCGTCGTCGGCCGCTGGTCCGCTGCCGGCGTGGTGCGCGACGACGGCACCGTCGTGGCCGGCCGGGCCGGCGACGTCGTGCCCGCTGTCGACGCACCGGTCGTCGCGGTCTTCCGCCCCACCGCCGTCGCGGTCTACCGCAGCGCCCCCCACGGCAGCCCCCGCAACGTCGTCCCGGTCACGGTGGCGGCCGTCGAGCCGGTGGGCGACCTGGTCCGGATCCGCAGCGGCGACCAGGCGTCGGGACTGGCCGGCCTGTCGGCCGACGTCACCCCGACGGCGGCCGCCGAGCTCGAGCTGGTCCCGGGCGACGAGGTCTTCTTCAGCGTCAAGGCGACCGAGGTCGACGTCTATCCCGCCTGA
- the hutU gene encoding urocanate hydratase, producing MGPTNERLPIRAARGTDLTARSWQTEAPLRMLMNNLDPDNAERPEDLVVYGGTGKAARDWPSYDALVRSLTTLADDETLLVQSGRPVGVMRTHAWAPRVLIANSNLVGDWANWEEFRRLEDLGLTMYGQMTAGSWIYIGTQGILQGTFETFAAVADKRFGGTLSGTITLTAGLGGMGGAQPLAVTMNDGVCLCVDVDQARITRRIEHRYLDEQADSVEDAVARAVRARDERRPLSIGLLGNAAEVFPLLLEMGAPIDVVTDQTSAHDPLSYLPVGVAVEDWKDAADRDPDGFTKDAQASMAAHVRAMVEFQDAGAEVFDYGNSIRDEARKGGYDRAFEFPGFVPAYIRPLFCEGRGPFRWAALSGDPADIAATDRAILELFPDNERLHKWITMAQERVQFQGLPARICWLGYGERHLAGLKFNEMVASGELTAPIVIGRDHLDCGSVASPYRETEAMLDGSDAIADWAVLNALVNTASGATWVSFHHGGGVGIGRSLHAGQVCVADGTALAAEKLERVLTNDPGMGVIRHVDAGYDRAVEVAAERDVRVPMREG from the coding sequence GTGGGCCCGACCAACGAGAGGCTGCCCATCCGCGCCGCGCGCGGCACCGACCTCACCGCCCGCTCCTGGCAGACCGAGGCGCCGCTGCGGATGCTGATGAACAACCTCGATCCCGACAACGCCGAGCGGCCCGAGGACCTCGTCGTCTACGGCGGCACCGGCAAGGCCGCCCGCGACTGGCCGTCGTACGACGCCCTGGTGCGCTCGCTGACCACGCTCGCCGACGACGAGACCCTGCTGGTGCAGTCGGGCAGGCCGGTCGGCGTCATGCGCACCCACGCCTGGGCGCCGCGGGTGCTGATCGCCAACTCCAACCTGGTCGGCGACTGGGCCAACTGGGAGGAGTTCCGCCGCCTCGAGGACCTCGGGCTCACGATGTACGGGCAGATGACCGCCGGGTCGTGGATCTACATCGGCACCCAGGGCATCCTCCAGGGCACCTTCGAGACCTTCGCGGCCGTCGCCGACAAGCGCTTCGGGGGCACCCTGTCCGGCACCATCACGCTCACCGCCGGGCTCGGCGGCATGGGTGGTGCCCAGCCGCTCGCGGTCACCATGAACGACGGCGTCTGCCTCTGCGTCGACGTCGACCAGGCCCGCATCACCCGGCGCATCGAGCACCGCTACCTCGACGAGCAGGCCGACTCCGTCGAGGACGCCGTGGCTCGCGCCGTCCGGGCGCGCGACGAGCGGCGACCCCTCTCGATCGGTCTGCTCGGCAACGCCGCCGAGGTGTTCCCGCTGCTGCTCGAGATGGGCGCGCCGATCGATGTCGTCACCGACCAGACGTCGGCCCACGACCCGCTGTCCTACCTGCCGGTCGGCGTCGCCGTCGAGGACTGGAAGGACGCCGCCGACCGCGACCCCGACGGCTTCACCAAGGACGCCCAGGCCTCGATGGCCGCGCACGTGCGCGCGATGGTCGAGTTCCAGGACGCTGGCGCCGAGGTCTTCGACTACGGCAACTCCATCCGCGACGAGGCCCGCAAGGGCGGCTACGACCGGGCCTTCGAGTTCCCGGGGTTCGTGCCGGCCTACATCCGCCCGCTGTTCTGCGAGGGCCGCGGGCCGTTCCGCTGGGCCGCCCTGTCCGGCGACCCCGCCGACATCGCCGCGACCGACCGGGCGATCCTCGAGCTCTTCCCCGACAACGAGCGCCTGCACAAGTGGATCACCATGGCCCAGGAGCGGGTGCAGTTCCAGGGCCTCCCGGCGCGGATCTGCTGGCTGGGCTACGGCGAGCGCCACCTGGCCGGGCTCAAGTTCAACGAGATGGTCGCCTCCGGCGAGCTCACGGCGCCGATCGTGATCGGCCGCGACCACCTCGACTGCGGCTCGGTCGCCTCGCCCTACCGCGAGACCGAGGCGATGCTCGACGGCTCCGACGCGATCGCCGACTGGGCCGTGCTCAACGCCCTGGTCAACACCGCCTCGGGCGCGACCTGGGTGTCGTTCCACCACGGCGGCGGCGTCGGCATCGGCCGCTCGCTGCACGCCGGCCAGGTCTGCGTCGCCGACGGCACCGCGCTGGCCGCCGAGAAGCTCGAGCGCGTGCTGACCAACGACCCCGGCATGGGCGTCATCCGCCACGTCGACGCGGGCTACGACCGCGCCGTCGAGGTCGCCGCCGAGCGCGACGTACGCGTGCCGATGCGCGAGGGCTGA
- a CDS encoding ABC transporter permease, whose translation MPTRTRPRPVGVPRWVLVPALLGALFVLLPLVAIVAQVDWSHFWSLVTSESSQAALLLSLRTSAASTVVCVLIGVPMALVLARTSFPGQGVVRSLVLLPLVLPPVVGGLALLYTFGKRGLIGETFEVVGQTVAFSTLAVVMAQVFVALPFLVVSLEGALRTAGERYEVVAASLGARPTTVFLRVTLPLALPGLVSGAVLAFARSLGEFGATVTFAGSREGVTRTLPLEIYLQRETDPDAAIALALVLVVVAVLVIGLARTGRTSL comes from the coding sequence GTGCCGACGCGGACCCGACCCCGCCCCGTCGGCGTACCCCGGTGGGTCCTGGTGCCGGCCCTGCTCGGGGCGCTGTTCGTCCTGCTGCCGCTGGTGGCGATCGTCGCGCAGGTCGACTGGTCCCACTTCTGGAGCCTGGTCACCTCGGAGTCGTCGCAGGCAGCGCTGCTGCTCAGCCTGCGTACGTCGGCCGCGAGCACCGTCGTGTGCGTGCTGATCGGCGTGCCGATGGCGCTGGTGCTGGCGCGCACGAGCTTCCCCGGGCAGGGCGTCGTGCGCTCGCTGGTCCTGCTGCCGCTGGTGCTGCCGCCGGTGGTCGGCGGCCTGGCCCTGCTCTACACGTTCGGCAAGCGCGGGCTGATCGGCGAGACCTTCGAGGTCGTCGGTCAGACGGTCGCCTTCTCGACCCTCGCGGTCGTGATGGCGCAGGTGTTCGTCGCGCTGCCGTTCCTCGTGGTCAGCCTCGAGGGGGCGCTGCGCACCGCCGGCGAACGCTACGAGGTGGTCGCCGCCTCGCTCGGTGCGCGGCCGACCACGGTGTTCCTGCGGGTCACCCTGCCGCTCGCGCTGCCGGGGCTCGTCTCCGGCGCGGTGCTGGCCTTCGCGCGCTCGCTGGGCGAGTTCGGCGCGACGGTCACCTTCGCCGGCAGCCGGGAGGGCGTCACCCGCACCCTGCCGCTCGAGATCTACCTGCAGCGCGAGACCGACCCCGACGCGGCCATCGCCCTGGCGCTCGTGCTCGTCGTCGTCGCGGTGCTGGTGATCGGCCTGGCCCGGACCGGACGGACCTCGCTGTGA
- the modA gene encoding molybdate ABC transporter substrate-binding protein, giving the protein MTPRRLVPVLALTLLAPVLAACGGSDGGDGGDGGTTLTVYAAASLKKTFGELKTEFEETHDGVTVDLVLGGSADLVTQLQNGADDDADVFASADTKNMDTLTDDDLQGQDPQDFATNTLEIVTPPDNPAGVRTLQDLTGDLDLVLCAPEVPCGAAAQKVAEAAGLTFDPVSEEQSVADVLGKVTSGQADAGLVYVTDVLAAGDDVLGIEFPESSEVVNTYPITTIKGSDQADLAKEFVDLVLGDQGQQVLQAAGFGAP; this is encoded by the coding sequence ATGACGCCCCGCCGCCTGGTCCCGGTCCTCGCCCTGACCCTGCTCGCCCCGGTCCTGGCGGCGTGCGGCGGCAGTGACGGCGGCGACGGCGGCGACGGCGGCACCACCCTCACCGTCTACGCCGCCGCGTCGCTGAAGAAGACCTTCGGCGAGCTCAAGACCGAGTTCGAGGAGACCCACGACGGCGTCACCGTCGACCTCGTGCTCGGCGGGTCCGCCGACCTGGTCACCCAGCTCCAGAACGGCGCCGACGACGACGCCGACGTCTTCGCCTCCGCCGACACGAAGAACATGGACACGCTGACCGACGACGACCTGCAGGGCCAGGACCCGCAGGACTTCGCCACCAACACCCTCGAGATCGTCACCCCGCCCGACAACCCGGCCGGGGTGAGGACCCTCCAGGACCTCACCGGCGACCTCGACCTGGTGCTCTGCGCCCCGGAGGTGCCCTGCGGTGCGGCCGCCCAGAAGGTCGCCGAGGCGGCCGGGCTGACCTTCGACCCGGTCAGCGAGGAGCAGTCGGTCGCCGACGTGCTGGGCAAGGTGACCTCCGGCCAGGCCGACGCGGGGCTCGTCTACGTCACCGACGTGCTCGCGGCCGGCGACGACGTGCTCGGCATCGAGTTCCCGGAGTCGTCCGAGGTCGTCAACACCTACCCGATCACCACGATCAAGGGCAGCGACCAGGCGGATCTGGCGAAGGAGTTCGTCGATCTCGTCCTGGGGGACCAGGGTCAGCAGGTGCTGCAGGCCGCCGGGTTCGGCGCGCCGTGA